The following are encoded together in the Pseudodesulfovibrio indicus genome:
- a CDS encoding AraC family transcriptional regulator: MKATTRNHYLERMNTVLLHIQAHLDDEMGLEELAGLACFSPTHFHRIFKGLMGETVVDHIRRIRLERAALRLVSGRDTATAAAFDAGYETVESFSRAFKKMFGCPPSKYRERHWEAIYDRFPGIIHYRPEGARTGLRLDNRKETDMEVRTENVEAMRVAFVRNMGPYNQCGAAWSKLCAWAGPKGLLRPDARYLGVAHDDPQITPPDKIRYDACVTVDDSVEGDGEIGIQTVGGGRYAVTLHKGPFENLETTYAELMGGWLPQSGERIGNNLCFELYLNDPQSTPPAELLTDIYISLK; encoded by the coding sequence ATGAAGGCGACCACCAGAAACCACTACCTTGAACGCATGAATACCGTGCTGCTCCACATCCAGGCACACCTGGACGACGAAATGGGGCTGGAGGAATTGGCCGGGCTGGCCTGCTTCTCCCCAACCCATTTCCACCGCATCTTCAAGGGTTTGATGGGCGAAACCGTGGTCGATCACATCCGGCGCATCCGCCTGGAGCGGGCCGCCCTGCGCCTAGTCAGCGGTCGTGACACCGCGACCGCAGCCGCCTTTGACGCTGGGTACGAGACCGTGGAGTCCTTCAGCCGGGCCTTCAAAAAGATGTTCGGCTGCCCTCCCTCCAAATATCGGGAGCGGCATTGGGAGGCGATATACGACAGGTTCCCCGGAATCATTCACTACAGGCCGGAGGGCGCACGCACGGGGCTCCGCCTGGACAACCGAAAGGAGACGGACATGGAAGTGAGAACGGAAAACGTGGAGGCCATGCGGGTGGCGTTTGTCCGCAACATGGGTCCCTACAATCAGTGCGGCGCGGCCTGGAGCAAGCTGTGCGCCTGGGCCGGGCCCAAGGGGCTGTTGCGTCCGGACGCACGATACCTCGGCGTGGCCCATGACGACCCCCAGATCACCCCGCCGGACAAGATCCGCTACGACGCCTGCGTCACCGTTGACGACAGCGTCGAGGGAGACGGCGAGATCGGCATCCAAACCGTGGGCGGCGGCCGGTACGCCGTGACCCTGCACAAGGGGCCGTTCGAAAACCTGGAAACCACCTACGCCGAACTCATGGGCGGTTGGCTGCCGCAGAGCGGCGAGCGGATCGGCAACAACCTCTGCTTCGAGCTCTACCTCAACGACCCGCAGTCCACGCCGCCCGCGGAGCTGCTGACCGACATCTACATATCACTTAAATAG
- the asnS gene encoding asparagine--tRNA ligase has translation MKRTKIKDALNAQAPVADICIKGWVRSKRDNKGFSFLALNDGSCLATIQVVVDHTPEIEAALERLGTGASVAVYGELVESPGQGQQWEVRGKRLEVIGEADQETYPLQKKRHSDEFLRTIAHLRPRTNKFSALFRMRSKLAQAVHRFFADKGFFYVHTPIITGSDCEGAGEMFRVTALEAGSQEPAENDFFGKPANLTVSGQLSVEMFALSLGDCYTFGPTFRAENSNTPRHVAEFWMIEPEMAFADLSDDMDLGEEMIKYLVGHMLDECAEDVELFAKWVDKGLMPTLETILKEPFKRLPYTEAIDILQKAKKEFEYPVEWGIDLQTEHERYLCEEKFKKPVYVYDYPKTIKPFYMRLNDDGKTVAAMDCLVPRIGEIIGGSQREERMDVLLARMQEMNLNEEDYWWYLDSRRYGTAPHAGFGMGFERMLMLVTGVSNIRDVMPFPRTPKSLDF, from the coding sequence ATGAAACGAACCAAGATAAAAGACGCATTGAACGCGCAGGCCCCGGTTGCCGACATCTGCATCAAGGGCTGGGTGCGCTCCAAGCGCGACAACAAGGGCTTCTCCTTCCTGGCCTTGAACGACGGCTCGTGCCTGGCCACCATCCAGGTGGTCGTTGACCACACCCCGGAGATCGAGGCCGCCCTGGAGCGGCTCGGCACGGGCGCTTCCGTGGCCGTGTACGGCGAGCTGGTGGAGTCCCCGGGCCAGGGGCAGCAGTGGGAGGTGCGCGGCAAGCGCCTGGAAGTGATCGGCGAGGCCGACCAGGAGACCTACCCCCTGCAGAAGAAGCGCCACTCCGACGAGTTCCTGCGGACCATCGCCCACCTGCGGCCCCGGACCAACAAGTTCAGCGCCCTGTTCCGCATGCGCTCCAAGCTGGCCCAGGCCGTGCACAGGTTTTTCGCGGACAAGGGGTTCTTTTACGTCCATACGCCGATCATCACCGGCAGCGACTGCGAGGGCGCGGGCGAGATGTTCCGCGTGACCGCCCTGGAAGCCGGGAGCCAGGAACCGGCGGAGAACGATTTCTTCGGCAAACCCGCCAATCTGACCGTGTCCGGCCAGCTTTCGGTGGAGATGTTCGCCCTGTCCCTGGGCGACTGCTATACCTTCGGGCCGACCTTTCGAGCCGAGAACTCCAACACCCCGCGCCACGTGGCCGAGTTCTGGATGATCGAGCCGGAGATGGCGTTCGCCGACCTGTCCGACGACATGGACCTGGGCGAGGAGATGATCAAGTACCTGGTGGGCCACATGCTCGACGAATGCGCCGAGGACGTGGAGCTGTTCGCCAAATGGGTGGACAAGGGGCTTATGCCCACCCTGGAGACGATCCTCAAGGAGCCGTTCAAGCGGCTGCCCTACACCGAGGCCATCGACATCCTCCAGAAGGCCAAGAAGGAATTCGAGTATCCGGTGGAGTGGGGCATCGACCTCCAGACCGAGCACGAGCGCTACCTCTGCGAGGAGAAGTTCAAGAAGCCGGTCTATGTCTATGATTATCCCAAGACCATCAAGCCGTTCTACATGCGCCTCAACGACGACGGCAAGACCGTGGCGGCCATGGACTGCCTTGTGCCGCGCATCGGCGAGATCATCGGCGGCAGCCAGCGCGAGGAGCGCATGGACGTTCTGCTGGCACGCATGCAGGAGATGAACCTCAACGAAGAGGACTATTGGTGGTACCTGGACTCCCGGCGCTACGGCACCGCGCCCCACGCCGGTTTCGGCATGGGCTTCGAACGCATGCTCATGCTGGTCACGGGCGTGTCCAACATCCGCGACGTCATGCCGTTCCCGCGCACGCCCAAAAGCTTGGATTTCTAG
- the ftsY gene encoding signal recognition particle-docking protein FtsY, giving the protein MGFFSRLKKAWARPEDAAQQAVDEYRREMGLDGSEPDKAEPAPEPAAQAAPAPKNEAAPVPTEDWQAGLTLALRQAEPKLSQWLNIIVEGVEEKGQDLWERLAFLFKALGAPDNEARNFIDKFEAWLDDMGYQRVADFKSELQYRLALALDLEDEEDERDRLFLKLSEGISKTREQITKRIDGLLSSHTSLNDDFWEEFEEILIMADVGMEAAAQLMDNLKARARKAGTDNPDDFKDILREELEDIFKVPKRIEAVNPPEVLMMVGVNGVGKTTTIAKLAYRAQMQGRKVLIAAGDTFRAAAIDQLRVWADRLGAGFFAKAEGSDPAAVAFEAMDKAISEGYDLLLLDTAGRLHTKTNLMEELTKIQRVVGKKHEGAPHRNVLVIDATTGQNALSQTKLFHQAVGVDEIILTKLDGTAKGGVVVAVTLQNKLPITFVGLGEKMEDLRPFDGKDFAKALLT; this is encoded by the coding sequence ATGGGATTTTTTAGCAGATTGAAAAAGGCCTGGGCAAGGCCCGAGGACGCGGCCCAGCAGGCCGTGGACGAATACAGGCGGGAAATGGGGCTGGACGGCTCCGAGCCGGACAAGGCCGAACCCGCACCCGAACCGGCGGCGCAGGCCGCACCCGCGCCCAAGAACGAGGCCGCGCCCGTGCCCACCGAGGACTGGCAGGCCGGGCTGACCCTGGCCCTGCGCCAGGCGGAACCCAAGCTCTCCCAATGGCTGAACATCATCGTCGAAGGCGTGGAGGAAAAGGGGCAGGACCTGTGGGAACGCCTCGCCTTCCTCTTCAAGGCCCTGGGCGCGCCCGACAACGAGGCCCGGAACTTCATCGACAAGTTCGAAGCCTGGCTCGACGACATGGGCTACCAGCGGGTGGCCGACTTCAAGTCGGAGCTCCAGTACCGGCTGGCCCTGGCCCTCGACCTCGAAGACGAAGAGGACGAGCGCGACCGGCTGTTCCTCAAGCTCTCCGAAGGCATTTCCAAGACCCGCGAGCAGATCACCAAGCGCATCGACGGGCTGCTCTCCTCCCACACCTCCCTGAACGACGACTTCTGGGAGGAGTTCGAGGAGATCCTGATCATGGCCGACGTCGGCATGGAGGCCGCGGCCCAGCTCATGGACAACCTCAAGGCCCGCGCCCGCAAGGCCGGGACCGACAACCCGGACGATTTCAAGGACATCCTGCGCGAGGAGCTGGAGGACATCTTCAAGGTTCCCAAGCGCATCGAGGCCGTGAACCCGCCCGAGGTGCTGATGATGGTCGGCGTCAACGGCGTGGGCAAGACCACGACCATCGCCAAGCTCGCCTACCGCGCACAGATGCAGGGTCGCAAGGTGCTCATCGCCGCGGGCGACACCTTCCGTGCAGCGGCCATCGACCAGCTGCGCGTGTGGGCCGACCGTCTCGGCGCGGGCTTCTTCGCCAAGGCCGAGGGTTCCGACCCGGCGGCCGTGGCCTTCGAAGCCATGGACAAGGCGATCAGCGAGGGGTACGACCTGCTTTTGCTGGACACCGCCGGACGGCTGCACACCAAGACGAACCTCATGGAGGAGTTGACCAAGATCCAGCGTGTGGTAGGCAAGAAGCACGAGGGTGCGCCCCACCGCAACGTCCTGGTCATCGACGCCACCACCGGACAGAACGCGCTGAGCCAGACCAAGCTCTTTCACCAGGCGGTGGGCGTGGACGAAATAATTCTGACCAAGCTGGACGGCACGGCCAAAGGCGGCGTAGTGGTCGCCGTGACCCTGCAGAACAAGCTCCCGATCACCTTCGTCGGTCTCGGGGAAAAAATGGAAGACCTACGCCCCTTTGACGGCAAGGACTTCGCCAAGGCATTGCTAACCTAA
- a CDS encoding 30S ribosomal protein S1, producing the protein MEEGEESFAELFEQYSDGGGDDLSVGDKVTGTVIQVGENAVFVDTGTKLDGVVDREELLDEEGNCSVAEGDTVELYVVGKDSGGIKLSRAISGIGGLAMLEEAQRGSLPVEGKVESTCKGGFNVMILQRRAFCPVSQIDARFVENAEEFVGQTLEFLITKLESHGRNIVVSRRALLEREAAESAQNFVSETKVGDEVEGTVTRLAAFGAFVEIMPGLEGLVHISQITYGRIGHPEEALSVGQKVQAKITRIENDDKGRLKISLSMKELAQNPWDTLSATFAVGDIVTGKVVRLADFGAFVEIAPGVDGLVHVSEMSYTQRIHKPADFVKEGAQVTVKIKSIDLDKRRIGLSMKDAEGDPWAEVAERYTPGQKVEGVVEKQEQFGIFIQLEPGITGLLPKSVYSRSEKAGSYEKLRSGDTVEVTVGEVKAGERKISLTTGEAGEDGGDWKEYAPKKKAAVDTGSMGLLGAKLQEAFDKKK; encoded by the coding sequence GTGGAAGAAGGCGAAGAGTCCTTTGCCGAACTGTTCGAACAGTACAGCGACGGCGGCGGCGACGATCTCTCCGTCGGCGACAAGGTGACGGGCACCGTCATCCAGGTGGGCGAAAACGCTGTTTTCGTGGACACCGGCACCAAGCTCGACGGCGTTGTGGACCGCGAGGAGCTGCTCGACGAGGAAGGCAACTGCTCCGTCGCCGAGGGCGACACCGTGGAGCTCTACGTGGTTGGCAAGGACTCCGGCGGCATCAAGCTGTCCCGCGCCATCTCCGGCATCGGCGGCCTGGCCATGCTGGAAGAGGCCCAGCGCGGCTCCCTGCCCGTCGAGGGCAAGGTGGAGTCCACCTGCAAGGGCGGCTTCAACGTCATGATCCTCCAACGCCGCGCCTTCTGCCCGGTGAGCCAGATCGACGCCCGGTTCGTCGAGAACGCCGAGGAGTTCGTGGGCCAGACCCTGGAATTCCTGATCACCAAGCTGGAGAGCCACGGCCGCAACATCGTGGTTTCCCGCCGCGCCCTGCTGGAGCGCGAGGCTGCCGAGTCCGCCCAGAACTTCGTCAGCGAGACCAAGGTCGGCGACGAAGTGGAAGGCACCGTCACTCGGCTGGCCGCCTTCGGCGCGTTCGTGGAGATCATGCCCGGCCTGGAAGGGCTGGTGCACATCTCCCAGATCACCTACGGCCGTATCGGACACCCCGAAGAGGCCTTGTCCGTGGGCCAGAAGGTCCAGGCCAAGATCACCCGCATCGAGAACGACGACAAGGGCCGCCTCAAGATTTCCCTGTCCATGAAAGAGCTGGCCCAGAACCCCTGGGACACCTTGTCCGCCACCTTTGCCGTGGGTGATATCGTCACCGGCAAGGTCGTTCGGCTGGCCGATTTCGGCGCCTTCGTCGAAATCGCGCCCGGAGTGGACGGATTGGTCCACGTCTCCGAGATGAGCTACACCCAGCGCATCCACAAGCCGGCCGATTTCGTCAAGGAAGGCGCGCAGGTCACGGTCAAGATCAAGTCCATCGACCTGGACAAGCGGCGCATCGGCCTGTCCATGAAGGACGCCGAGGGCGACCCGTGGGCGGAGGTGGCCGAACGGTACACCCCCGGCCAGAAGGTCGAGGGCGTGGTCGAGAAGCAGGAGCAGTTCGGCATCTTCATCCAGCTTGAGCCGGGCATCACCGGCCTGCTGCCCAAGTCCGTGTACTCCCGCTCCGAGAAGGCCGGGAGCTACGAGAAACTCCGCTCCGGCGACACCGTCGAGGTGACCGTGGGCGAAGTCAAGGCCGGGGAGCGCAAGATATCCCTGACCACCGGCGAGGCCGGAGAGGACGGCGGAGACTGGAAGGAATACGCTCCCAAGAAGAAAGCCGCCGTGGACACCGGCTCCATGGGACTGCTCGGAGCCAAGCTCCAGGAAGCGTTCGACAAGAAGAAATAG
- a CDS encoding substrate-binding periplasmic protein, with amino-acid sequence MNYRLCILFLLFLACPVSAAEINVATSTYCPLVCDRDKAPRDGIMHEVLRKAFEGTEHTLVFHEMPYVRAVRDTLDGAYDVITFVGSDYPDFIFVRNMDMINVVQFATLSTSTWKYDGPDSLEDIRFSIPNGFRTGNPAIDDYLHAHDRDNTRVRVASCDNPTMAQHQNLECLLEGRIDAMLVGSLAFHSIERNLPEGRVRVDPTPVSMFYNRIGFSPRLKNVEALRDLVENRIQELRVSGELQEIFRYYGINP; translated from the coding sequence ATGAACTACCGTCTATGCATTCTTTTCCTGCTGTTCCTGGCCTGCCCGGTCTCCGCCGCGGAGATCAACGTCGCCACGTCCACTTACTGCCCCCTCGTCTGCGACCGGGACAAGGCACCGAGGGACGGTATCATGCACGAGGTGCTGCGCAAGGCGTTCGAAGGTACGGAACACACCCTCGTATTCCATGAGATGCCCTACGTCCGCGCCGTGCGCGACACGCTGGACGGAGCGTACGACGTCATTACCTTTGTGGGGTCGGATTACCCGGACTTCATCTTCGTCCGGAACATGGACATGATCAACGTGGTCCAGTTCGCCACCCTGAGCACGAGCACCTGGAAGTATGACGGCCCCGATTCGCTGGAGGACATTCGATTCTCCATCCCCAACGGGTTCCGGACAGGCAACCCGGCCATCGACGACTATCTCCATGCCCACGACCGGGACAACACCCGCGTCCGGGTGGCCTCCTGCGACAACCCGACCATGGCCCAGCACCAGAATCTGGAGTGCCTGCTCGAGGGGCGCATCGACGCCATGCTCGTCGGCTCCCTGGCCTTTCACTCCATTGAACGAAATCTGCCCGAAGGCAGGGTCCGCGTGGACCCCACGCCCGTGTCCATGTTCTACAACCGGATCGGCTTTTCGCCCCGGCTGAAAAACGTCGAAGCGCTTCGCGACCTGGTCGAGAACAGGATACAGGAGCTGAGAGTTTCCGGCGAGTTGCAGGAAATATTCAGGTATTACGGAATCAATCCCTAA
- a CDS encoding pseudouridine synthase produces MLFEGTFSVDESGDGQRLDRVMEAFLPGTGLRLRRRLCDEKRVLVDGRARKPGYRVRTGETVEIKQVLQMTSSGGLGLRVVKREGGFAALNKPGGVHSAAIAGGSEPSVESFLPDLFPGDSPVLLNRLDFLTSGLLLVALTPEAREAYLAYEDEGVINKFYLARVRGRMDGIISIRSRLDTDDRKTTRVLSEPDPDHRRWTGITALSHDNAADTSLVRCLIMKGARHQIRAHLASIGHPILGDPLYGGGESRRGLMLQHLRIEMPGFQAEGIPLF; encoded by the coding sequence ATGCTTTTCGAGGGGACGTTCAGCGTCGACGAGTCCGGTGACGGCCAGCGGCTGGATCGGGTCATGGAGGCTTTCCTGCCTGGAACCGGGTTGCGCCTCAGGCGTCGGCTGTGCGACGAGAAGCGGGTGTTGGTGGACGGCCGGGCCAGGAAGCCCGGCTACAGGGTTCGAACGGGAGAAACGGTGGAGATCAAGCAGGTGTTGCAGATGACGTCGTCCGGCGGTCTGGGGCTGAGGGTTGTGAAGCGCGAAGGTGGCTTCGCGGCATTGAACAAGCCCGGCGGAGTCCACTCGGCGGCCATCGCCGGAGGGAGCGAACCGAGCGTCGAGAGCTTCCTGCCCGACCTGTTCCCCGGTGATTCTCCCGTGTTGCTCAACCGGCTTGATTTCCTGACTTCCGGCCTACTACTGGTGGCCCTGACGCCGGAGGCGCGCGAAGCCTACCTGGCCTATGAGGACGAGGGAGTCATCAACAAGTTCTACCTGGCCCGGGTCCGGGGCAGGATGGACGGCATCATCTCCATCCGTAGCCGACTGGACACCGACGACCGCAAGACCACCCGCGTCCTCAGCGAACCCGACCCGGACCACCGGCGGTGGACCGGGATCACGGCCCTGTCCCACGACAATGCGGCGGACACCTCGCTGGTCCGTTGCCTGATCATGAAGGGCGCGCGGCACCAGATTCGGGCGCACCTCGCCTCCATCGGCCATCCGATCCTCGGCGATCCGCTCTATGGCGGCGGCGAGTCCCGGCGCGGCCTGATGCTCCAGCACCTGCGCATCGAAATGCCCGGCTTCCAGGCCGAGGGCATCCCGCTGTTCTGA
- a CDS encoding ornithine cyclodeaminase family protein, translating into MTTEVRWLSARDIDGLGITMAEIMDGVETGFAALGRGEAEMPAKIGVHPRKDCFTHAMPCHLGGSIDRAGVKCVSAYPTNPAKGLPYISGIILVTDPDTGLPRAVMDAARVTAWRTGAASGVYARHFGNPKTRSVAVIGTGVQGRVNLLAMKAVFPELEDVRCCNPRAASAQRFAEEMQPQVPDAVFSVHTELRTAVNGVDVVVTCTPITQSPVRPLTRSMLKEDCLVIAVDYDAFVHPDVFAGAHFTCDNRAQYLWTREQGMYFQHGYPGPDDVDADMGEVCAGMTTTVREGRRGAVLMGVASHDIMTASLVYERAAKAGVGTLVEL; encoded by the coding sequence ATGACCACGGAAGTTCGCTGGCTATCAGCACGAGACATAGACGGCCTGGGCATCACCATGGCCGAGATCATGGACGGCGTCGAAACCGGGTTCGCCGCCCTGGGGCGCGGCGAGGCCGAGATGCCCGCCAAGATCGGCGTCCACCCCCGCAAGGACTGCTTCACCCACGCCATGCCCTGCCACCTGGGCGGTTCCATCGACCGAGCCGGGGTCAAGTGCGTGTCCGCCTACCCGACCAATCCGGCCAAGGGGCTTCCCTACATCTCCGGGATCATCCTGGTCACCGACCCGGACACCGGGCTGCCCCGCGCGGTCATGGACGCGGCCCGGGTCACGGCCTGGCGCACGGGCGCGGCCTCGGGCGTGTATGCCCGCCACTTCGGCAACCCCAAGACCCGCAGCGTGGCCGTGATCGGCACCGGCGTGCAGGGGAGAGTCAACCTCCTGGCCATGAAGGCGGTCTTCCCCGAACTTGAGGACGTCCGCTGCTGCAACCCGCGCGCGGCCTCGGCCCAGCGGTTCGCGGAAGAGATGCAGCCCCAGGTGCCGGACGCCGTCTTCAGCGTCCACACCGAGCTTCGAACCGCAGTGAACGGCGTGGACGTGGTCGTCACCTGCACCCCCATCACTCAGTCCCCGGTCCGCCCCCTGACCCGCTCCATGCTCAAGGAGGACTGCCTGGTCATCGCCGTGGACTACGACGCCTTCGTCCACCCCGACGTGTTCGCGGGCGCGCACTTCACCTGCGACAACCGCGCCCAGTACCTCTGGACCCGCGAGCAGGGCATGTATTTTCAGCACGGCTACCCCGGACCTGACGACGTCGATGCCGACATGGGCGAGGTCTGCGCGGGCATGACGACGACCGTGCGCGAGGGACGCCGGGGCGCGGTGCTCATGGGCGTCGCCAGCCACGACATCATGACCGCGTCCCTGGTTTATGAACGCGCCGCCAAGGCGGGGGTCGGCACCCTGGTGGAGCTGTAG
- a CDS encoding DMT family transporter — MTGFLYVLTAAFMWGLIGVFTKFVLSQGVGALEIAFWRAMFGWVFFFTHALLAGQARAHRSDLPALFGFGFICVTLFYGAYQVAIRDVGMALAAVLLYTAPAWVALLSRLVLKERMTMVKALCVGMTILGVACISLGPKLMSGTAIELNAVGLGAGLLSGFTYALYYIFGKKFLYRYPTPTIFVYALPFGALLLLPFIDFTPKSAETWLMLAGMALVTSYGAFSFYYAGLKRMDATFASIVATFEPVVAAVTAFLLFGEKFSMLGYAGSTLIIGAVLMVVMVRPGAEKAVESEA, encoded by the coding sequence ATGACCGGATTCCTCTATGTCCTGACCGCGGCCTTCATGTGGGGCCTCATCGGGGTCTTCACCAAATTCGTCCTGTCCCAGGGCGTCGGCGCGCTGGAGATCGCCTTCTGGCGGGCCATGTTCGGCTGGGTGTTCTTCTTCACCCATGCCCTGCTGGCCGGGCAGGCCCGCGCCCACCGGAGCGACCTGCCCGCCCTGTTCGGCTTCGGCTTCATCTGCGTGACCCTGTTCTACGGGGCCTACCAGGTGGCCATTCGCGACGTGGGCATGGCCCTGGCCGCCGTGCTGCTCTACACCGCCCCGGCCTGGGTCGCCCTGCTCTCCCGGCTGGTGCTCAAGGAGCGGATGACCATGGTCAAGGCGTTGTGCGTGGGCATGACCATCCTTGGCGTGGCCTGCATCAGCCTAGGACCCAAGCTCATGAGCGGCACGGCCATCGAGCTGAACGCCGTCGGCCTGGGCGCGGGGTTGCTCTCCGGGTTCACCTACGCCCTGTACTACATCTTCGGGAAGAAATTCCTGTACCGCTACCCAACGCCGACCATCTTCGTCTACGCCCTGCCCTTCGGCGCCCTGCTCCTGCTGCCGTTCATCGACTTCACGCCCAAGAGCGCGGAGACCTGGCTGATGCTCGCGGGCATGGCCCTGGTCACTTCCTACGGCGCGTTCTCCTTCTATTATGCGGGGCTGAAGCGCATGGACGCGACCTTCGCTTCCATCGTCGCCACCTTCGAACCGGTGGTGGCCGCCGTGACCGCCTTCCTGCTCTTCGGCGAAAAGTTCTCCATGCTCGGCTACGCCGGCTCCACCCTGATCATCGGGGCCGTGCTCATGGTGGTCATGGTCAGGCCCGGCGCGGAAAAGGCCGTGGAAAGCGAGGCCTAG